GAGTAGCTCGAAAATAATAAGGCAAAAACCAAAATACCATTCAGCAGTTTTTGGCGATGAGGTAAATAAAACAAAATCAACAAATACGCCACTGCCAATAAATGAGATGGATATATTTTGTAATTCACTACCAACATAACATGATAGCCAAATCGTGGACGAAGTAACCCAATAATAAAGGCATTGCAAAGCAAAAATACCAAACAACCAATTACAAAATAAATATCGTTTGACTGGGTTGTATTTTGGTTGTTATCGCCATTAGTACCCACCCATTTGCGAAGGGCTACCGAGTGTTTTTTGATAAGATTCCAGCTAATATATAAACACGTACTTACCAAAATAAAGCCCATAATGGTCGGGAAAACAGAACGCTTGACAATATCCCATTTGGGCATAAAGTCGAATGAACCACCCAAAAATGTAAAGAAACCAAATACACTTTCGTGAGGGTGTTGCATAAAATACTCTAAGCCATGCCCGTTGGCTTGGTTATTAAATCCATAGAAATACAAGCCAACGCCAACAACCCACACCCCAAGCCAAATAGCGAGTTCTTTGATTCTGTTTTGTAGCAGCAATATAAATGCCCCAGCAATACCAAAAAACAAGCCATTACTCATAGTAAAAATTGTATAAAGAATAGCCAAACATGCCCACAAATAGGTTTTTGTGGTATTTCTAGATACTAAATAAAGCGTAAAAATCCCAGCAAAAAGTACTCCTTCATGTTGCCAAGAAGTAATAATCCAGAGGCTAGTAAGGTAATACTGAGGCTGGCAAAGAAATAGCGTAATGGGTAAAAAATACCAAATAGAATGATTTTCTCTTTTGAAAACCTTCCAAAACAAAAATACCGTACCCATTAGGTTGAGATTACCAATAAAGGTAAGTATACGGAAGTCTATTTTGCCAGTGAAAAGGTAATATAAAACAGCCCAAAATTTGCCAGGAAACATTCTATGCTCGTTGTTGGGATGAAACAATTCCTTGATACCAGTAAGCAAATCAGAGGTAATCCATATTCTTAGGGTATCGCCAAATGTTTCAATATCATCAAACCAAGGTACATCTGTAGTATAGAGAAATATGAATATCCAAAATATAATAAGCGGGAAAAAAACGAATAAAGTTTTGAGTGAGTAATTTTTTGACATGGTCTAAAAAGAATAAATAGTACTTTCATTATTTGAATAAAAGTACTATTTAACTTTGCTTTTACCAAGTATTTTCGAGCAAGAGAGCATTAATCGTTGGTTAAATTATTAAGTGGGCATACCTACACGATTTTAATGTGTATCTTTTTTATGGTGCAGCAATAGGCTTTTGGTGTACACTGTAGCTATTTTCTAGTTTTTTGACAAGTATATTTTTAGACATTCTTTACCTGTGAAAAATATTGTATTAAAAAGAAAGAATGGTATGATTAAAATATATTAATAGAGGTATAGCTATTTTTGAATGTGTAGTCAAAACAGGATTTTGTTATTGATAAGGTAATTGTTAGAAGAATACCCCGTTGGGATATATATGATTATCAGGAATTTAGCGTGATTGTGCCAAAGAATTGGACACCGTTTTTGCGGTGTTGTTCTCAATACAATATAGTTCAAAAGCTGTACCAACAGCTTGTCAAAGGTTTAGCCATGGCTATACGACTGATTCATGGCAATGCTGTACCATTTGTCAAATTAATACTGTATTTTTGGTACTTAGCACACTGATACTTTTGCCCATGAAAACTTCTTGTTTATTTGCCATACTGATAAGTTCTTTAAGTATTCTGCCAGTTTTTGCCCAAAACTGTAACTGTAATTTTACGATTACACAAAGTGGTTCTTATAGTCCAAGCAATCTTAATGCTCAAGCTGGTGCTACTATTTGTATTAAGGCAGGCACGTATAGCAGTCTTTCTTTCAATAATTTTCAAGGAACTGAAAGCCAGCCTATTATTATTAAAAACTGTTCGGGTCAGGTAGTTATTCAAAATACGACCAATGCTACAGGCATCCATTTTGGCAAAAGCAAAAATATCAAGCTTACAGGCAGTGGCGATAATAACTTAACTTACGGTATTAAAATTGCAGGTACTGGTAATAACAGTAGAGGTGTAAATATTGGTGATAAAAGCTCAAATATTGAGGTTGAGCGTTTAGAAATACAGAATATAGGCGGTACGGGGATTCTTGTCAAAACCGATATGACTTGCGATAGTACTACTTGGCGAGACTATTATGCTATGTACCAAATCAAATTACACGATAACTATATTCATGATACCGTCGGCGATGGTATTTCGGTAGGAGATGCCTCGTATGGCACAGGCAAAACGATTACTTGTAATGGTGCAAGTATTACAAAATTTACTCATTTGATTTATGGATTGGCGGTTTATAACAACCGCTTTGAACGAACAGGAGGCAAAGCTATTCAGTACGGCAATACGCCCGATGCTATGATTCATCATAATTATATGAAAAGCTGTGGAAAACAGCCTTCTAGCTCTACGCTCAACAATTCGGTAGCTATTAATGGCAGTGCAGGAGGTGATTTTTATAGCAATACTATTATTGATGCAGAAGGAACGGCTATTATGATGGTGGGCTTTTTGGGTAATCAAAATATCTATAATAATCTGATTGTTAGGCCAAAAGGTAATGCAATTTTCTCTGATTCTCGCCCGTCGTCTATTCCTAATACCTATTTGCGAATAGCCAACAACACTATTGTGTCGCCACAAACAGAGGCTTTGAAGCTGTATAGCTTGATTCATACCCACGAGGTTGTCAATAATATTATGCTCAATGCTGGAAATGGAAAATTTATTAGTCCGTTGTCGAGTTCCGTTAATATTTCGGCCCGAAAAAACTACCTCAATACGATTGTTGACCCTACTTTTTTTGAAGATATTACAACCGAAAATTACCGACCACTGAGCCATACGCCTTTGATTAATACAGGAGAAAATTTGCAAGGCTGGGGTATCAATTCCGATATTTCATACATTGGCCGCCCAAATGGTGCTGATTTTGATATAGGGTGTTTTGAATCGGCTTCGGCTGTGTCTACGCATTCGGCTAGTACTTGTGATTACACGATTTGGCAAAGTGGCGAATATTCTCCGCTCAATTTGAGTGCTGAGGCAGGTAATACGATTTGTATTTTGCCAGGCAATTATACCAATCTCAAACTTAGTAATTTTGTGGGTAGCGATACCCAACCGCTCATCATAAAAAATGCCTCAGGGCAAGTTGTTATCCAAAACTCAACCACTAACCTAAGTGGAATTAGCTTTAGCAATTGTCGGTATTTTCAACTAACTGGTACTGGCGATGCCAATGTACCGTATGGTATCAAAATTGCTGGTACAGGCTCGGGAGCTATGGGTATAACCGTAGGTGCTAAAAGTAGTAATTGTGAAGTAGACCATCTCGAAATTTCTAATACGGGTTTTGCTGGTATCATGACCAAAACCGACCCTAGCTGCGATGCGTCGACATGGAAAGGTAATTTTGTGATGACCAATGTTAAACTACATCATAATTATGTACACGATGTGGCAGGCGAGGGGATTTATGCGGGTAATTCGTTTGCTAGCTCAGGGGTTACGGTTACTTGTAGTGGTATAAGCCAAAAAGTGTATCCACATACCATCGAGGGACTTGAAATATACGAAAATCATTTTGAACGTATTGGCTGCGAGGGAATTCAATATGGTTGTTCTACTAATGCCAAGGTACATCACAATACTATTATCAACTCGGGGGTTAGTCCTTTCGACAACTACCAGTCTAATGGCATACAAATAGGCGAAGGCTCGGGGGGCGATTGTTATAATAATACTGTTATCAATGCCCGTGGTACTGGCATTATTATGTTGGGCTTTTTGGGTAACCAAACCGTGTATAACAACTTGATAGTAAATGCTGGCTATAATGGTCTTTTTGCCGACTCACGGTCTAGCTCTATTCCTAATACTTTTTTGCGTATTGCCAATAATTCTATTATCAACTCTCAGAGCGATGCCATAAAATTATATAGCCTGATTCATTCGCATGAGGTCGTTAATAACTTGATTATCAATCCTGCCACTGGCAAGTTTTTAGTAAAATTAGGTACTCCTGTCCTTGTAAACGAACGAAATAATTTCATGAATATGTCTATTGGTACAGCGTTTTTGAATGATGCTGCCAATGGGAATTATTACCCGACTAGCAATTCACCTTTGGTAAATACTGGTGAAAATTTAAGCAATTGGGGGATTGTATTCGACCGAGATAATAATGCTCGCCCTAGTGGCTCGGGTTATGATATTGGTAGTTTTGAATTTATTCAGCCCTGAATGAATTGCGATTTGTTGAATGTAGAACGAAACAATGCTAAAATTACGGATAATATACTGAAAATCATTTATTGACTATTGTTCAAATAAACTTGGGTAATCTTATACTTTCATAAGTAATATTGATTAAATTATGAGTTTGTTATTTTAATTAGTGATTTGTGTTTTAGTGAATGAGTTAGTGAATGAGTAACTTTAGCGAATGATTTGTGCCAAAATATTCACCATTACCTAATCACTTATGTCGACTATTACTATTAGAGAAGTTCAAAATAAAGATGATTTAAGGACTTTTATTTACCTTTCCGAAAAACTACACCAGCATCGTAACAATTGGGTGCCTCCACTATATATCGACGAACAGGTATTTTTTGATAAACAAAAAAATCCTGCTTATCAGGTTGCTGATACTATCTTATTTTTGGCCTTTCAAAATAATAAGCCTGTAGGCAAAATTATGGGGATTATTCATCATGAATACAACCAAATGAAGTTTTGTAGGCAAGCTCGTTTTTTTCATTTCGATTGTATCGACAATAATGAGGTAGCAAAGGCTTTACTGGGTAGTATTGAAAATTGGGCAAAAAGCCAAGGTATGCAAACATTAATTGGCCCTTTTGGCTTTTCAGAAAAAGACCCTCAGGGCTTTCAAATAGAAGGTTTTGAATATTTGCCTGTTATTGCTACAGCTACCAATCCTCCTTATTTGCCAGTGTTGTTAGAAAAAGAAGGCTTTCAAAAATTAACAGATTGTATTGTTTACAAAATTGCGATTCCAGACCCTATTCCTGCATTTTATGAGAGAATCTATGAAAGAGCTATGCGAAACCCGCATATTCGATTGTTGACATTCAAAAATAAATCAGCGTTAAAGCCCTACGTTGTACCTATTTTTAGGCTAGTAAATGAAACCTATAAGGATTTAATGGGCTTTGTTCCACTCAACGAGGCTGAAATGGCCAAAATCGCTAAGGCATATTTGCCGATCTTAGATCCTGAATTTGTAAAAATTATTGTTGATGCTCAACATAACCCTATTGCTTTTGTGGTAGGCTTGCCCGATATGAGCCGTGGAATTAAACGAGCTAAGGGTAGGCTTTTTCCTTTGGGTTTTCTGCATTTGTTGTGGGATGCCCGCCAAACCAAACAACTAGATTTGTTGTTAGGGGCTGTAAAAGAGTCGTATAGAGGAAAAGGATTGACTACTATATTGGGTGTTAGCATGCTAAAATCTGCTCAAAAACGTCACCTTGATTATATTGATACCCATTTGATTCTAGAGAATAATCTTCCTATGCGTGGCGAAGCCGAAAAGCTTAAAGGCGAAATATATAAACGGTATCGTGTGTTTGAAAAAGAACTCTAATAACATTCTACTTAGCGGGCTAATTAAAGTGTAGACAGTTTATATTAAAAAAGTCCTTCCAAATATGATATTCGGAAGGACTTTTTTAATATAGTATAGCTTTGGGCCTAGTATTCGTGTGGCAATTCGATGTTTACCAATTCGTTCCAAGGCAAACCATGAATATTTAGCATAGCCATGAATGGGTCTGGGTTCATTTCTTCGCAGTTCCAAACGCCTGGTTTGAACCATTCACCTGTAATCATCATCATAGCTCCCAACATAGCAGGAACACCCGTTGTATAACTTACCCCTTGAGCCTGAACCTCTTTCCAGCAGTCTTGGTGCTTACAGTTGTTCCATACGTAATAAGTTTTTTCTTGGCCATCTTTGATACCTTTAATTTGGCAACCAATAGATGTCTCACCTGTATAATTTTCGCCCAAAGTCCCTGGTTCAGGTAATACAGCTTTCAAAAACTCTAAAGGAACAATATCCATTCCTTGGAATTTGATAGGTTCAATTGAAGTCATACCCACATTTTGGAGTACATTCAAGTGAGTAATGTATTGTTGCCCAAAAGTCATCCAGAATCTTGCACGCTTCAAGGTTGGGAAGTTTTTTACCAACGATTCTAACTCTTCGTGGTACAAAACATACGATTCTTTTGGCCCAATACCTGGGTAGTCAATCGGTTTGTGAATAGACATAGCAGGAATTTCTACCCATTCGCCATTTTCCCAATAACGTCCATCTTGTGTAATTTCACGGATATTGATTTCTGGGTTAAAGTTGGTAGCGAAAGCCTTTCCGTGGTCGCCTGCATTACAGTCGATAATATCCAAGTAGTGCATTTCGTCGAAATGGTGCTTATTGGCGTATGCTGTATAAACTTGGGTTACTCCTGGGTCAAACCCACAGCCTAAAAGAGCCATTAAGCCAGCCTGCTCAAAACGTTCTTTGTATGCCCACTGCCAAGAGTATTCAAATTTGGCAACATCTTTGGGCTCGTAGTTGGCTGTATCCATATAATGAACGCCAGTTTCCAAACAGGCATCCATGATGGTCAAATCCTGATAAGGCAATGCCACATTGATAATCATCCAAGGTTTGATTTGGTTGATTAACGCTACCAATTCAGGTACGTTGTCGGCATCTACTTGTGCAGTTTGAACAGGTGTTGGCAGACCTATTTTTGCACATTCTTCTGCGATAGCATCGCATTTTTTCTTGGTACGGCTGGCCAATACGACCTCCGAAAATACATCGGGATTCATGGCACATTTCTTAGCTACCACATTTCCAACACCTCCAGCACCAATAATTAAAACTTTCTTGCCCATTCCTAATAGTTATGATTGAGTTATGAATGTAAATGATATTGCAAAATTAATGATTTTAAAATAAGGTTTCATCATTCCTATGTTAAAAGTAAATTTGTATTCGATTATGCTTTACTATTTAGTGTAGCTTTTTGGTATATAAAGCTATGTTCAACCAATATATTCATGAATCCAACCAACGCCGTTTTTATTACTGCTCTTTCGATTATAGCACTCGGTTTTTTCCTAAAAAACAAAGGTATTATTACCGAAAAAGAAGGTAAGATTATTACTAAATTATTGATGCACACTACTTTCCCTTCGTTGGTGTTTGTAACGGTAATGAGAGTAAATATTGTACCTAACCTTTTACTATTGCCTTTGATTTGTATTAGTTTTAGTGCTATTACGATGCTAATAGGCAGTTTTATTTTTAAATCTCAGACCAAAAGAATACGAGGATTATTAACCATGAGTAGCGGAGGCTTTAACCTTGGTTTGTTTGCTTTTCCGCTTATCGAGGGTATTTGGGGGCGAGAAGGGATGGTTTATGCGGCATTATTTGATGTTGGCAATTCGATTGTGGTGTTTTGTATGGTATATGGTACGGGTGTAATTTTTGCAGAAGCAAAAGAGGAGGTAGCAATTAGGAAACGAGAAAAACTCAAAAAGGCTTTTCTGAAAATATTTACATTGTTGCCATTTCAGGCAATGCTTTTGGGGTTGTTTATCAACCTTACGGCTTTGGAATTACCTCAAATTGTAGTGGATATTATTGATATTTTGGCAAAAGGTAATAAAGTGCTGGTTTTGCTTATTATGGGTATTTATCTGAGTCTTAATATGACTAATGAGGTGCTGAAAAAAGTAGTAAACGTATTGATAATAAGATACACTGTTGGCTTAACGATGGGCTTATTGTTGTATTACAACCTTCCCTTCGAGCCACTTTATAGAAGCATCGTGTTGATTTGCTTGATTTTACCTGTAGGAATGACTTTATTACCTTTTTCAGACGAATTGGGGTATGATTCTAAAATTGCTGGTGTATTGGTCAATCTTTCAATGATTATCAGTTTTGTCCTGATGTGGGGCCTGGTATTAGGAATGCACTTGAATTAGATTTGTTCATTTAGTGATTTGTTCATTTAGTGAGTTGTGAATGAGTGATTTAGTGAATTATGAGTTAGATTTTTTTTAAAATAAAGAAGTTATTTGGGAACTCAAAATAATGAGAGTGCATTTGCCTTAACTCACAACTCACAACTCACAACTCACAACTCACAACTCACAACTCACAACTCCTCTCCATTTATCCTATTATTTTGCCATTCTCCATTTTATGGGTTTTTTATTTGGATTCTCTAAAATCATTGTTCTATATTTGTAGTGTACTATATAACTAATACACTATGCTTAAAAAAATACTTTCCCCCAAATTTATAGCAGGTAGTATTCGATTTTGGTTAGGTTTTATGCTATTGAGTGCAGGCGTTACCAAGTTATTTCATGGAAATTTTATACAATTAATAGGCCCGCCATGGCTAATTGAAGAGTTAGCAAAGTACCAATTAGGTTTATATGCTGAATTTGTAGCTTATAGCCAGATTATAATTGGTTTTTGCCTGCTAGTAAAGCGATTTGCTACGATTGGTGCAGTAATGGCCATTCCGATGTTCTTGAATATTCTAATGGTAACAATTTCACAGCATTGGCAAGGTACTCCATACGTAGTTGCATTCTTGTTGTTGTGCAATATGTATTTGTTGGTATTTGATTTTCAGAGACTTAAATATTTGTTCATCGACGATAGCATACTTGTACCCGAAGGGAAAATTCAGCGAAAGAATCTACAACTAGACCTCCTGTATCTGTTTGGATTAGGTTTGATTTTAGTAGGAGTGGGTATTTATCGTTTTAGCGAGCCAGCCGCAATCATAATGGCGTATTTGGGCTTAGCGTGGTTTGTGGGTGTTTTTGGATGGCAAAAAATAACAAAGAAGCAATAACTAAAAAGCGATTTTCGCAACAATATGTATGATTTCAATTGACAATTTATCATTTAGTTACGGCAAGAAGAAACCTGTGTTCAAAGGTTTGACTCTTTCGCTCAAGGAGGGAAATGTCTATGGCTTGTTAGGTAAAAATGGAGCAGGTAAATCTAGCTTATTACGCAATATAGCGGGTTTGCTTTTTCCGACGAGTGGTTCTTGTACCGTAAATGGTTTTGACACCCAAGCTAGACACCCTGGGTTTTTGCAAGAACTCTACTATTTGCCTGAAGAGTTTTATGCTCCGCCTATCAAAATCAAAGATTTTGTAACTACTTATGCCCCTTTTTACCCTAATTTCTCACTGAAACAATTTTTGGAATATTTAGAAGAATTTAAAATTTCAGACAACGAAAAGTTTTCTGAATTGTCGCTAGGGCAAAAGAAAAAAGCTTTAATTGGCTTTGGCTTGGCTACCAATACCAAAGTCCTGATTATGGACGAGCCTACCAATGGATTAGATATTCCTTCTAAAAGCCAGTTTCGTAAAATTATTGCTTCGGTGGCTACTGAAGAGCGTATTATCGTGATTTCGACTCACCAAGTACGAGACTTAGATTCGTTGATTGACCCAATAATTATTTTGGACAACTCCGAGATTTTGCTACATGCCACTACCGAAGAAATTGCCGAAAAACTTTCTTTTAAAACGGTAAATGATGTCACCAATCACGAGCAGCTATTGTATTCCGAGCATTCTATCCGAGGGTTTTCGGTGGTATTGCCCAATACCAATCACGAACATACCAAGGTAGATTTAGAATTGTTGTTCAATGCCGCATTGGTCAATAGAGATGCTTTGAAAAACATTTTTGCATAAGATATTTTAATCTAAAAAAAGAATTACGATGAATCAATATTTCGAAATCAGCCGTTTTAACTTACTTGTCAAAAGAATTTGGGTAGAAAACTACCGCTTTTTTTTCATGGCGTTTAGTATTATGATAGGACTGGGTATTACTTTTTACCGATTATCATTTAATACTTACACTGGCATAGTAGGCAATGTACAGGAAAGCTATTTTATAGTAGGCTTCTTGATAGGTGGCACTTTGTTTGCTAATTATATCTTCAAGGATTTCTCGCAGTCCAACCAAACCCTCAGTTATTTGCTCTTGCCTGCATCGCATATCGAAAAGCTCCTTAGTGGTTTGTTTTATGTGTTTGTTCTATTTCCTATTATATATACGCTTGCTTTTTTGCTGGTAGACTATGTATTTATATCGTATGCCGAATCGGTAAGGTTGTCGATTAGTCAAGGCTCTAATAAACAAATGGTTACTGAGGCTAATAGGTTTCTCATAGAACGTGTTAGTGGTAAATCTTCTGTTCATTTTCCCAACAAAATGCTAGGGGTAGGTTTGATAGCCAATTTGTACGCATTTGCAGTTTTGGGAGCTATTTTTTATACCAGAATGTCGTATGTCAAAACTTTTTTTACAGGCTTTGCTATTTTGGTTTGTATAGGATTGTTGAGCTATATACTACACAAATTATGTATTACAAACCTAGAGGACAGAAGTGATTTTATCAACCTTAGCAAAGAAAACTATGCCAATTTATTACCAACAACATCATTTTTGTTGGAGGCTACTTTCATTGGTATTACGTATTTTCTAACACCTTTTTTAATCATAGTATCGTATTTCAAACTCAAAGAAAAAGAGGTTTAAGGTTATGGAATTTAGAGATAATCAAGCAATATACCTCCAAATAGCAGAGTTTATTTGTGAGCGGATTCTCCTGCAAAACTGGGGCGTAGGAGAGAAAATACCTTCGGTACGGGAGTTGGCAGTACAACTAGAGGTAAACCCCAATACAGTAATGAGAACTTACGAGTTTTTACAACAAAAAGAAATCATTTTTACCAAACGAGGAATGGGCTATTTTGTGTCGGACGATGCCTCAGATAAGGTAATAGCATACCGAAAAGAGGAATTTATCGAAAATGAATTACCTCAGTTTTTTAGAAATATTCATTTGCTAGGCATTGATTTTTCTGACCTACAAACCCGATTTGACCATTTCAAACAAGAAAATTTTTAATCGCATGAAAACTTCTCATAAATTACTCATAGGATTTGCGGTACTTGTGGTAGCGGGAATGCTCGCATTTAATATCAGTTTGCGTGCCGAATATGTTCGTCTAAAAGAGCATCCCCTCAAAACTACTATAACGCTACAGCCCTTCAAGCATATTCGTTATTCATCCGACTATGAAATTAGGTTGGTATCGGGTAATAGTTATTCTTTGACCATGAAAGGGGGAATACTAGACTCTGCCCAGATTAGCTATAGTGGCGATACCTTGATTATCAAAGGGAATAATATCTATAATATTGCTGTTCAAGCACCACAAATTAGCTCGGTGAGTTTATTGAATAGAGGGGCTGAACTCAATATTGATTCAACTTTCAAAACCCCTTCTTTGTCGATAGTATCTAAGTCTGTTGAGGGTAGGATTGCCATTTCTTCAGCTAATATTGATTCTTTGCGTATCGAAACAATACCTCAAAATACAGTTTTTATTAGCAATTTAAAAAGTACCTATACCAGCTTTAATTTGCCCAATCAGGTGTCTTTGCGACTTGAAAACTGCCAGTTGCAACACCCTGTATTTAATCTGGGCGATAGCACCGAGGTTACTACTGTGGGTAAAAATGGGTTACAGGTATTGTCAAATACAAAATAGGCTTGATAATGCTCAGAATAAAGGTTTATTAGATTAAAGGAGGGGGGGGAGGAGGACAAAAGTGTTTTTTGGGGAAAAGGTATTTTCTTTTTCTAGAAAAACACTTTTTACGTTTTAATGGGCAATTTCAAAAAGAATAGAGCGTTGGAGAAAGCAAAAAAAGAAATAAACTTAGGCATAAAGCTATGGTGGTAAAATGTTTTGTAATCAGGCTTTTTCCATTAAATCCTGAGCGAAAAGCCCAAGATTGAGTATATTATTGCATCTTTATGGCTGGAGTTGAAGGAATCTTTGGGGGGCGATTTTCCAAAAACAAACTAATCTTGTAAATTGCGACAATTAATATAACGAAGACCGAAATGATAAAAATTCCAACAAATTCTAAAAAAGACGTTTACACCCATGCTGCCATTATTGTTTGTTTGCTCATGGTATTGTTTTTTGGATTTTTCTTTATTTACCTTCCTTGGAGTACCAATCATGGCGAAACTATTACAGTTCCCAATCTGAAAGGTTTGACAATGGAAGAAGCCGAGGATTTATTGGACGATAGAAACCTTGATTTTGAAGTAACCGATAGTACTTTTACGCCAGGAGTAAAACCCCTGACAGTTTTGTCGCAGTATCCATTAGAAAACTCAAAAGTAAAACAAGGTAGAAAGATATACCTAACTATCAATACCGAAACAGCCCCAATGATTAAGTTGCCAAAACTCACCGAAATGTCGGTAAGAAGTGCCGAGCAACAGCTATTAATTGCGGGTTTGTTGAAGCCTGGTTTAGAATACCAAAACGATATTCGGGAAAATGAGGTATTAGAAGTCAAATATCAAGGTACGAAAATTGAAGCTGGAACGTTAATTGCAAAAGGCTCAAAAGTTATCTTGGTAGTTGGAAATGGTACAGGCAATGCCGAAATGGATATCCCTTGTGTAATAGGCAAACCTCTCGACGAAGCTATTATTATTATTTCGGGTTCGGGATTGCAAAAAGGTACAGTGATTTATGACCCAGAGTCGAGCGAGCCAGCAGGAACGGTGATTCGTCAAAATCCAGCTTGCGAAGATGGTAAAATCAAGTCGGGTGAAATGATTGACCTTTGGGTAGCAGGGAATCCTCCGTCGGGAGAGTAAACCCAGCCTGAACTAGCCTGATAGCCAACGCCTAGAGATATAGGCTCTCAGTTATGAAATTAAATATGTACTAATGAAAAACATTTCTTCTAGCACTTCTAAAAGCATAGAAATTCCTTTCTTTGGAAAGGATAAAAAAGGGTGGTTAATTTTTTTGCCACTCTTTTTTATTGGGTATTGTCAAGCTATTGCCCAAATCAATATTATTCCGTTGAGTGGGCCAAATACCCAAAAAACACAAGCTCGGGTGGCTGTGCCAACAGCCATAACCTTACCTTTTTTCGATGATTTTTCGGGTAATAATCAAGGTTTAGAACCTACCAAATGGCTACCAAGTGGAGGTGTTTTGGTCAATAATAGCTATTCTAACAATCATCCAACACTCAATATTGTTACTTTCGACGGCCTCAAAGCCGATGGCCGCCCTTATGTATTTACCAATAGTTTTGCAGAAGGCCCTGTCGATACCCTTACTTCTCAGCCTATTAATTTAGCGGTATATGCTCCAGCCGATTCTGTTTATATGAGCTTTTTCTGGCAAAATAGGTCTCTAGGTGATTTACCCAATACCAATGATTCGCTGAGGTTACAGTTTTTGACCAATGGCGGTATCTGGCAGACCATTTGGACAGTAAAAGGCGATGTCGAAGCCACCAATTATCAGCAAGTATTGTTGCCAATTAGGGCTAGGTTGTATCTGCACGGACAATTCCAGTTTCGTTTTCAGGCATTTGGCCGCCAGTCGGGGCAATTCGATATTTGGAATATAGATTATGTGTATATCAACAAAGGGAGGTCGGCCAATGATAAATATTACCGAGATTTGGCTGTTCGCAAAAGTGTTTCGCCTTTGTTAAAAAGATATAGGTCTATGCCACTCAAGCAACTGTTGGG
The DNA window shown above is from Flectobacillus major DSM 103 and carries:
- a CDS encoding PASTA domain-containing protein, which gives rise to MIKIPTNSKKDVYTHAAIIVCLLMVLFFGFFFIYLPWSTNHGETITVPNLKGLTMEEAEDLLDDRNLDFEVTDSTFTPGVKPLTVLSQYPLENSKVKQGRKIYLTINTETAPMIKLPKLTEMSVRSAEQQLLIAGLLKPGLEYQNDIRENEVLEVKYQGTKIEAGTLIAKGSKVILVVGNGTGNAEMDIPCVIGKPLDEAIIIISGSGLQKGTVIYDPESSEPAGTVIRQNPACEDGKIKSGEMIDLWVAGNPPSGE